From the Labrus mixtus chromosome 17, fLabMix1.1, whole genome shotgun sequence genome, one window contains:
- the sec16a gene encoding protein transport protein Sec16A isoform X3: MQPPPRTGPPGASGPPPPSGPNMFRRTRPHKHPAAAATMPPTSHPMTDPFAFVRAPPPMAAGGLPTIPNSNPPPMQAPPNTMYSQAGSGLPSQPLTLENASAAISGPPPSSLPGVTLFNPHSTASPGVYPAPSHVGYLPSHSEQSYFNSTEQTPSMGTEPLPGASASVTHPTPFNQDFTGQPPQPVPFQPVPPTTSSSQWAPDHGSRPPSVQNYFQPTSDPPQQHFNLPSQSQMYPSHTPSPHHNAPTPPTQPGHPQAPPPQNPVNAPSSQWPDPNAAQQHNSHFQTQSYFSQTSAPQDSWFNQPPQDPGYHQMGTSLPNHPQPRPESAGSQHASNAGPSSASAPLPYPQESGALSMFFKDNDVENEETLAGDRNKAMNGVPGSFQHHSNPHAYSGNADGPLDYQGPSLQDQSQLPNLNYGNHATQKPPESQYDHVENLECVPNLEVLPSDTPASPAATAAHGADQFETGPNLETPDSVTRPMRSASVSSNYSNMSHGSGTSGRRHQGVVGTFIQQESPRLTDEANLSAATGGYFEQIDSSPAGDMGARQSSLEQMWHPTPSPPKPTGIFQASANSSFEPVRSHGVGVRPPEVDKAKMVAEGGADSTPGNLEQPPDNMENIYSPGHPLPAVAAGSAPHTHPVVPAQSRPSSRAFGMNRPCESPATTLWAQNDPTSLSANILLAPAAPTVLAPLREPSAEVIQPPEDGPLDLQPSLRVQPTSQQHSENLENPPKVTKDAQQGVRVKGNAPVQTQASSSTPQVPPAALQVAASTQSPPAEPPKRSDSQVALQAHNDAPAVPVSGVPPSHGQYQNPAQGPADGAAPPPGNMPPPAAANPPGPRGPVPPGAPQPTPAEPPRPPSAAGSQQGYGPPPPGPGQMYGGYYGNYGEYPDSRAPYPPGQYPPPPGDPRAQQYYQDGQYRNRADPWYGRYEGQAQGYRDPNYQYREPQPDRPNSRTSQYSDRPSSRQGYPEDYQRANQSAYNDYYADYAKHYDYAGYNYGQYDPRYRGYYDQAYWANYDNSFRGRDYYNQQAYPPRKEGYDDQWRYYPGYDASFDDDYRRRGGEMYGDDFDRRSVHSEQSAHSVHSSHSNHSRQSSFSSRSQQSQVYRSQPDLVSAVYDTTASTLAADYSYGQYPNQTDASQNYSQYLYPSEYPTESTWITPEQPPPRPVTPEKFSIPHRCARFGPGGHLVQVLPNLPSAGQPALVDIHNMETMLQDTPDQVELRAFPGPLVKEETHKVDVIKFSQNKSLECSRDNDLLDKDSALLLWDFIMLLCRQNGTVVGTDIADLLLKEHRSVWLPGKSPNEANLIDFNNEPLERAEEEPGARPLSLLSDTFLTVPENVGKETERFRELLLFGRKKDALEAAMKGGLWGHALLLASKMDNRTHARVMTRFANSLPINDPLQTVYQLMSGRMPASATCCGEEKWGDWRPHLAMVLSNLTHTLDLDTRTITTMGDTLASKGLIDAAHFCYLMAQVGLGVFTKKSTKMVLIGSNHSMPFYQFATNEAIQRTEAYEYAQSLGSLPCSLPNFQVFKLIYACRLAEAGLSAQAFHYCEVISRNVLMQPSYFSPVFISQIIQMSEKLRFFDPQLKEKPEQELFNEPEWLIHLRKLDGQIKTGVILYNTDRTTPTQFECSSSPSSDLDQHSPPEPYNNIPVEFDGHTPDNPLMSSLLPGTTPQGVQLMPPAPAHTSILHDGMVPHQPVPQNEAPQFYPVPPTGQPGHFPVSGYPPQDPTFAPPPFQPQPEQTEMYPGPHQQPAPAPSQMVQMSPHMPPQVQHSPVQMNPPTLQMPPHMPPSPGHMSQQISSSPPRSSLTPQDDFYDKMAHMGPGRRSRTTSQSSMNMGSGRRSRNNSVSSTHSGGRERSNSFKQASPPPPSIPEQPRKEEVKQMRKDSPKKSGLGGLMRWIYGKGKNEAHLPDDKNKSIVWDEQKQRWVDNNEPEEESKPPPPPPSGFPMIPQMPAAPPGGMAGPPGGGPPVNMFSRKAGTRSRYVDVLNPSKTTKPAGLAPAPADIFAPLAPMPMPANLFVPSSAPDDQQPLEGSEGGNHEQNSPNSSAAPQMFNPTLLPPAPEGPPVPDGSQSGELSRSSSMSSLSREVSQHLNQNHPAPVAAPTGGVTFYNPAQFAQTSAPSGGAHRSSRLGGQRQYPVLK, from the exons ATGCAGCCCCCTCCTCGGACTGGACCTCCAGGAGCCTCTGGCCCTCCGCCTCCTTCAGGGCCTAATATGTTTCGTAGGACGAGGCCTCATAAGCAtccggcagcagcagccacaatGCCACCTACATCTCATCCCATGACAGACCCTTTTGCTTTTGTTAGAGCTCCTCCCCCTATGGCTGCAGGTGGTCTCCCGACAATACCTAACAGCAACCCTCCACCAATGCAAGCCCCGCCTAACACCATGTACTCACAAGCAGGCTCTGGGTTGCCTTCACAGCCACTGACATTGGAGAATGCCTCAGCTGCTATCTCTGGTCCCCCACCATCCTCACTTCCAGGGGTGACCCTGTTCAACCCTCACAGTACAGCATCTCCAGGTGTTTACCCAGCACCCAGTCATGTGGGGTATCTACCCTCACACAGTGAACAGAGCTATTTTAATTCAACTGAACAGACACCATCAATGGGGACGGAGCCTTTACCTGGGGCCTCAGCCTCAGTAACACATCCAACACCTTTTAATCAGGACTTTACAGGACAGCCACCTCAGCCTGTGCCCTTCCAGCCAGTGCCTCCCACCACTTCATCATCCCAGTGGGCCCCTGATCATGGGAGTCGCCCTCCATCAGTTCAGAACTATTTCCAGCCTACTAGTGATCCTccacaacaacattttaatttaccTTCACAGTCCCAGATGTACCCCTCACACACCCCATCACCACATCACAATGCCCCCACCCCACCAACACAACCTGGACACCCccaggcccctcctcctcagaaTCCTGTAAATGCCCCTAGTTCTCAATGGCCTGACCCCAATGCAGCCCAACAGCATAATTCACACTTCCAAACTCAGAGTTACTTCAGTCAGACTTCTGCCCCCCAGGACTCATGGTTCAACCAACCACCACAGGATCCAGGCTACCACCAAATGGGGACTAGCCTTCCTAACCATCCTCAGCCACGACCCGAATCTGCCGGATCTCAACATGCTTCGAATGCTGGGCCTAGTTCTGCATCTGCCCCCCTCCCATACCCTCAGGAGTCTGGGGCACTCTCAATGTTCTTCAAAGACAATGATGTAGAAAATGAGGAAACACTTGCTGGAGATAGAAATAAGGCAATGAATGGTGTTCCTGGATCCTTTCAGCATCACAGTAACCCACACGCCTACAGTGGCAATGCAGATGGTCCTTTGGATTACCAAGGACCTTCTCTGCAAGATCAGTCACAACTACCAAACTTGAATTATGGAAATCATGCAACCCAGAAGCCTCCTGAGTCCCAGTATGACCATGTTGAGAATTTGGAGTGTGTCCCAAACCTGGAAGTGTTACCCAGTGACACCCCTGCTAGCCCTGCTGCTACTGCAGCCCATGGAGCAGACCAGTTTGAAACTGGGCCCAACCTGGAGACTCCAGATTCTGTTACAAGACCAATGAGATCGGCCAGTGTGTCGTCCAACTACAGCAACATGAGCCATGGGAGTGGAACCAGCGGCCGGCGGCATCAGGGAGTCGTGGGTACCTTTATTCAGCAGGAAAGTCCACGTCTCACTGATGAAGCTAACCTGTCTGCTGCCACGGGAGGCTACTTTGAGCAGATTGACTCTTCTCCAGCTGGAGATATGGGTGCCAGACAGAGCTCCCTGGAGCAGATGTGGCATCCAACACCAAGCCCTCCCAAACCAACTGGTATCTTTCAGGCTAGTGCTAACAGCTCTTTTGAACCTGTGCGCTCACATGGGGTTGGGGTGCGTCCTCCTGAAGTTGACAAAGCTAAAATGGTAGCTGAAGGGGGTGCAGATTCTACACCTGGCAACCTGGAGCAGCCACCTGACAATATGGAAAATATTTACAGCCCTGGGCACCCCCTGCCTGCTGTGGCTGCAGGCTCTGCACCCCATACACACCCAGTGGTTCCTGCTCAGTCCCGTCCTTCATCCCGTGCTTTTGGGATGAATCGGCCCTGTGAAAGCCCTGCCACTACTCTGTGGGCTCAGAATGATCCTACCAGCTTGAGCGCTAACATCCTCTTGGCTCCTGCTGCCCCCACAGTTCTTGCCCCTTTACGTGAGCCAAGTGCTGAGGTCATACAACCTCCAGAGGATGGCCCGCTAGACTTGCAGCCCTCCCTGAGAGTCCAGCCAACGTCACAGCAACACTCAGAGAACCTAGAGAACCCACCAAAG GTCACCAAAGATGCTCAGCAAGGGGTAAGAGTGAAAGGGAATGCCCCTGTCCAGACCCAGGCCTCTTCTTCCACCCCACAGGTACCACCAGCAGCCCTCCAAGTAGCTGCAAGCACCCAGTCGCCACCAGCAGAACCACCGAAAAGATCCGATTCTCAGGTTGCTCTGCAGGCACACAACGATGCTCCTGCTGTGCCAGTTAGTGGGGTACCACCCTCCCATGGCCAGTATCAAAATCCGGCACAGGGGCCTGCTGACGGGGCTGCTCCGCCCCCAGGGAATATGCCTCCTCCTGCTGCCGCCAACCCTCCTGGGCCTCGAGGTCCAGTACCTCCAGGAGCTCCTCAGCCTACCCCTGCAGAGCCGCCTCGACCGCCTTCAGCTGCAGGCAGTCAGCAGGGCTATGGACCCCCTCCTCCAGGGCCAGGGCAGATGTATGGTGGCTATTATGGTAATTATGGAGAATACCCTGATAGCAGAGCACCATATCCTCCTGGCCAGTACCCACCTCCCCCTGGGGATCCTAGAGCCCAGCAGTATTATCAA GATGGTCAATACAGGAACAGAGCTGATCCTTGGTATGGTAGATATGAGGGGCAGGCCCAAGGTTATCGTGATCCAAACTACCAGTACAGAGAGCCTCAACCAGACCGACCCAACTCCAGAACCAGCCAGTACTCTGACAGGCCCTCATCTCG GCAAGGCTATCCTGAAGATTACCAGAGAGCAAACCAAAGTGCCTACAATGATTATTATGCAGATTACGCCAAGCACTATGATTATGCAG GCTACAACTATGGACAGTATGACCCGCGGTACAGAGGATACTACGACCAGGCCTACTGGGCAAATTATGATAACAGCTTCAGAGGCAGAGACTACTATAATCAACAGGCGTATCCTCCCAG GAAAGAGGGCTATGACGATCAGTGGCGATACTATCCTGGTTATGATGCAAGTTTTGACGACGATTACCGTCGTCGTGGTGGTGAAATGTACGGGGATGATTTCGACCGACGCAGCGTCCACAGCGAGCAGTCGGCACACAGCGTGCACAGCTCCCACAGTAACCACAGCAGACAGAGCAGCTTCAGCTCACGCTCACAACAG AGCCAGGTATACAGAAGCCAGCCTGATTTAGTGTCTGCAGTATATGACACAACAGCATCCACTCTGGCTGCGGACTACTCCTATGGACAGTACCCGAACCAGACTGATGCGTCCCAGAACTACAGCCAGTACCTCTATCCCTCTGAGTACCCCACAGAAAGCACCTGGATCACCCCTGAGCAAC CTCCCCCTCGTCCTGTGACACCAGAGAAGTTCTCCATACCCCATCGATGTGCCCGCTTTGGACCTGGTGGTCATTTAGTCCAAGTTCTACCTAATCTCCCTTCAGCTGGGCAGCCTGCGCTCGTTGACATCCACAACATGGAG accATGCTGCAGGACACCCCAGATCAGGTAGAACTGCGAGCCTTCCCTGGACCTCTTGTGAA AGAGGAGACCCATAAGGTGGATGTGATCAAATTCTCCCAGAACAAGTCGTTGGAGTGCTCACGTGATAATGATCTGCTGGACAAGGACTCTGCCCTCCTGCTCTGGGACTTCATCATGCTGCTCTGTAGACAGAACGGG ACTGTGGTCGGCACAGACATCGCTGATCTCCTGCTGAAAGAGCATCGCTCTGTCTGGCTGCCGGGTAAAAGTCCCAATGAGGCTAACTTGATTGATTTCAACAATGAGCCGCTGGAACGAGCTGAAGAAGAACCGGGTGCCAGACCGCTGTCCCTCCTATCTGACACCTTCTTGACCGTCCCAGAGAATGTTGGCAAGGAAACGGAACGCTTcagggagctgctgctgtttggtcGCAAGAAG GATGCACTGGAAGCCGCTATGAAAGGAGGTCTCTGGGGCCATGCCCTGCTGTTAGCCAGTAAAATGGACAACAGGACGCATGCTCGGGTCATGACAAG GTTTGCAAACAGTTTGCCCATCAATGACCCTCTTCAGACGGTGTACCAGCTGATGTCAGGAAGGATGCCTGCATCAGCCACT TGCTGCGGAGAGGAGAAGTGGGGTGACTGGCGCCCTCACCTGGCCATGGTGCTGTCaaacctcacacacaccctGGACCTGGACACTCGCACGATCACCACCATGGGTGACACTCTCG CTTCCAAGGGGCTGATCGATGCGGCACACTTCTGCTACTTGATGGCCCAAGTTGGTCTGGGAGTTTTCACGAAGAAAAGCACCAAGATGGTTCTGATTGGCTCAAACCACAG TATGCCCTTTTATCAATTTGCAACAAATGAAGCAATCCAAAGGACTGAAGCTTACGAGTACGCCCAATCTCTGGGCTCCCTGCCGTGCTCACTGCCCAATTTCCAG gtaTTCAAGTTGATCTATGCATGCCGATTGGCTGAAGCAGGCCTCAGTGCTCAGGCCTTCCACTACTGTGAAGTCATCTCTAGGAACGTCCTCATGCAGCCTTCCTACTTCTCTCCTGTTTTCATAAGCCAAATCATACAG atgtcTGAAAAGCTGAGATTCTTTGATCCTCAACTGAAGGAGAAACCTGAGCAGGAGCTGTTCAACGAGCCTGAGTGGCTGATTCACCTAAGAAAGCTGGATGGACAGATCAAG aCCGGGGTCATTTTGTACAATACAGACAGAACAACTCCTACACAGTTTgaatgcagcagcagccccaGCTCTGACTTGGACCAGCACAGTCCACCTGAACCATACAACAACATACCTGTGGAGTTTGATGGCCACACCCCTGACAACCCATTAATGAGCTCATTACTTCCTGGAACTACACCACAGGGAGTACAGCTGATGcctccag CCCCAGCCCACACTTCTATCCTCCATGACGGGATGGTCCCCCATCAGCCTGTACCACAGAATGAAGCTCCCCAGTTCTACCCAGTACCCCCCACTGGACAACCAGGCCACTTCCCTGTCTCAGGATACCCTCCACAGGACCCCACCTTTGCCCCTCCTCCTTTCCAGCCCCAACCGGAGCAGACAGAGATGTATCCAGGCCCCCATCAACAGCCTGCTCCAGCACCTTCTCAAATGGTCCAGATGTCACCACACATGCCCCCCCAGGTGCAGCATTCGCCTGTACAGATGAACCCTCCGACACTCCAGATGCCTCCGCACATGCCCCCTTCTCCTGGGCACATGAGTCAACAAATATCATCCTCTCCACCAAGAAGCTCTCTCACACCTCAGGATGACTTCTATGACAAAATGGCTCACATG GGTCCAGGAAGGCGATCAAGGACCACTTCACAGTCTTCAATGAATATG GGTTCAGGACGGCGTTCTCGCAACAACTCTGTATCCTCCACTCACTCTGGAGGAAGAGAGCGGAGCAACTCCTTCAAGCAGGCCTCTCCACCGCCACCTTCGATCCCCGAACAGCCTCGCAAAGAAGAAGTGAAACAGATGAGGAAAGACTCCCCGAAAAAG AGTGGTCTTGGTGGCTTGATGAGGTGGATCTATGGGAAGGGAAAGAATGAGGCTCACTTACCAGacgacaaaaacaaatct ATTGTTTGGGATGAACAGAAGCAGAGATGGGTGGACAATAACGAGCCTGAGGAGGAG AGCaaacctcctccaccacctccgtCTGGTTTCCCCATGATACCTCAGATGCCTGCTGCCCCCCCTGGAGGCATGGCAGGACCCCCAGGTGGTGGTCctcctgtaaacatgttttccagGAAGGCAG gCACGAGGAGTAGATATGTGGATGTTCTAAACCCcagtaaaacaacaaaaccagcTGGATTAGCCCCTGCTCCGGCAGATATCTTTGCTCCTTTGGCACCAATGCCCATGCCTGCAAACCTATTTGTGCCTAGTTCAG CTCCTGACGATCAGCAACCTTTAGAGGGCAGTGAAGGAGGAAACCACGAGCAGAATTCACCAAACAGCAGCGCTGCTCCACAG ATGTTCAACCCGACGTTGTTACCACCTGCTCCAGAAGGTCCTCCTGTGCCTGACGGCTCACAGTCTGGAGAG CTCTCACGTTCTAGCTCAATGAGTTCTTTATCACGCGAAGTGAGTCAGCATTTAAACCAG aATCATCCTGCCCCGGTAGCTGCACCCACTGGAGGCGTCACTTTTTATAACCCCGCACAGTTTGCACAG ACTAGTGCACCATCAGGAGGTGCACACCGCTCTAGTCGACTGGGCGGCCAGCGCCAGTACCCAGTGTTGAAGTAA